The Labrus bergylta chromosome 15, fLabBer1.1, whole genome shotgun sequence genome includes a region encoding these proteins:
- the sec63 gene encoding translocation protein SEC63 homolog isoform X2: MAGQQFQYDDSGNTFFYFLTSFVGLIVIPATYYLWPRDQNAEQLRLKSLRRVHGRCLWYRLRLMKSQQSIVPTLKKAALLFGWAVFLLLAYKVSKLDREYQEYNPYEVLNLDPGASLSEIKKQYRVLSLKYHPDKGGDESTFMRIAKAYAALTNEQSRQNWEIYGNPDGPGATSFGIALPAWIVDQKNSMLVLLVYGLAFMVILPVVVGTWWYRSIRYSGDQILINTTQLFMHFMYKTPNMNMKRLAMVLTAAFEFDPRSNKEATIRPTDNIEVPQLIRELGNINVKKKEPPFCYPYSLKARVLVLAHLARMDVSEELEEDQRFVTRKSPALLQEMINVGCQLTMMANSRGGFHAPRLVTIENCMKLTQMIVQGLQESKSPLLQLPHFEEEHLRYCISKKYKVRSLQDLVSLKDSDRRSMLRFLGEEKYDEVMAVLGSFPHINMDTKLQVLDDEDSNNITAGSIVTVTVTLTRKRMAVFEKEQDSTPCPAEEATATEDATGDSKAKTKVWQNKSKGAKKTAKSKKKKLTKKKATPAPVKAKQANGNVAGNEVVAAATAKEEDDEASDKGSESDEGEATKDSPSERDEDSDKQSDTEVDEIGGDDEEEWEALQQSIQRRERALLETKSKVTHPVYSLYFAEEKHEWWWLYIADRREQTLVSMPYHVCTLKDTEEVELKFPAPSKTGNYQYSVILRSDSYLGLDQIKPLKLEVHEAKAMLDNHPQWDIPDTEEEDEEQEDSDGIEESEEDEEDND; encoded by the exons ATGGCCGGGCAACAGTTCCAGTACGATGACAGCGGCAATACTTTTTTCTATTTCCTCACGTCCTTCGTCGGGCTCATTGTGATCCCGGCCACTTATTACCTCTGGCCCCGGGATCAGAATGCTG aacaaCTGCGTCTGAAAAGCCTCAGAAGGGTCCATGGCAGGTGTTTGTGGTACCGGCTCAGGCTGATGAAGTCACAGCAAAGCATCGTCCCAACACTAAA gaaagCAGCCTTGTTATTTGGCTGGGCTGTGTTCCTGCTGTTAGCCTACAAGGTGTCCAAGCTGGACAGAGAGTACCAGGAGTACAATCCATATGAAGTCCTCAACTTGGACCCG GGTGCATCGCTTTCAGAAATCAAGAAGCAATACCGCGTATTGTCGCTCAAGTACCACCCTGACAAAGGTGGCGACGAGAGTACATTCATGAGAATTGCGAAGGCATATGCTGC TCTGACCAATGAACAGTCGCGACAAAACTGGGAAATATACGGCAACCCAGATGGTCCAGGGG CAACCAGTTTTGGTATTGCCCTGCCCGCCTGGATTGTTGACCAGAAGAACTCAATGCTG GTGCTGTTAGTTTACGGACTAGCCTTCATGGTCATCCTTCCTGTTGTTGTG GGCACATGGTGGTACCGCTCCATCCGATACAGTGGAGACCAGATCCTCATCAACACTACCCAACTCTTCATGCATTTCATGTACAAGACGCCGAACATGAACATGAAGC GGTTAGCCATGGTGTTGACAGCAGCATTTGAGTTTGACCCTCGCAGCAATAAAGAAGCCACCATAAGGCCCACAGACAACATCGAAGTGCCACAG CTGATCCGTGAGTTGGGAAACATCAATGTGAAGAAGAAGGAGCCTCCGTTCTGCTATCCTTACAGTCTGAAGGCCAGAGTCTTAGTGCTTGCTCACCTGGCACGCATGGACGTATCAGAGGAGTTAGAGGAAG atCAGAGGTTTGTGACGAGGAAGAGTCCGGCTCTTCTTCAGGAGATGATCAATGTGGGCTGTCAGCTGACCATGATGGCCAACAGCAGAGGAG GTTTCCATGCTCCTCGGCTGGTTACCATAGAGAACTGCATGAAATTGACCCAAATGATCGTTCAGGGTCTGCAGGAGTCAAAGTCCCCTCTGTTGCAGCTGCCCCACTTTGAGGAGGAGCACCTTCGCTACTGCATCTCCAAGAAG TATAAAGTTCGGAGCCTCCAGGATCTTGTCAGCCTGAAGGACTCGGACAGACGCAGCATGCTGCGTTTCCTGGGGGAGGAGAAGTACGATGAAGTCATGGCTGTGCTAGGCAGCTTCCCTCACATCAACATGGATACCAAACTGCAGG TCCTAGATGACGAAGACAGCAATAACATCACAGCGGGCTCTATTGTCACAGTAACTGTCACGTTAACCAGGAAACGGATGGCG GTGTTCGAAAAGGAGCAGGATTCGACGCCGTGCCCAGCAGAGGAGGCTACCGCTACTGAGGACGCA ACAGGAGACTcaaaagccaaaacaaaagtGTGGCAGAACAAGAGTAAAGGGGCAAAGAAGACAGCAAAGTCCAAGAAGAAAAAATTAACCAAGAAGAAGGCCACTCCTGCACCCGTTAAAGCTAAGCAGGCCAATGGCAATGTGGCAGGAAAT GAAGTTGTTGCAGCAGCGACTGCAAAGGAGGAGGACGATGAGGCCTCCGACAAGGGCAGTGAGTCGGACGAGGGTGAAGCAACCAAGGACTCTCCCAGCGAGAGAGATGAAGACAGTGACAAACAAAGCGACACAGAGGTGGACGAGATAGGTGGCGACGATGAAGAG GAGTGGGAGGCGTTGCAGCAGAGCATCCAGCGGCGAGAGCGAGCCCTGCTAGAGACAAAGTCAAAGGTGACGCATCCCGTCTACAGCCTTTACTTTGCAGAGGAGAAGCATGAGTGGTGGTGGCTTTACATTGCTGACCGCCGAGAGCAGACCCTCGTCTCCATGCCGTACCACGTGTGCACGCTAAAAGACACAGAAGAG GTGGAGTTGAAGTTTCCAGCCCCCTCCAAAACAGGAAACTACCAATATTCTGTCATCCTCCGTTCTGACTCCTACCTGGGACTGGACCAGATAAAACCACTCAAG CTGGAGGTTCATGAGGCCAAGGCCATGCTCGACAACCACCCGCAGTGGGACATCCctgacacagaggaggaggacgaggagcagGAGGACAGTGACGGAATCGAGGAGAGTGAAGAAGACGAAGAGGACAACGACTGA
- the iyd gene encoding iodotyrosine deiodinase: MALLSVLTPVLAVVLCLVLGFMLVKSRETKTSSTSERKTEVASKAKDFKPWVDQDLQDDTETTAREDEDGDWVDNCEEDRQHVPYSPPSYPEEMMLQRSEEFYTLLNQRRSVRFISPKPVPREVIDNVIRTAGTAPSGAHTEPWTFVVVSDPEMKHKIRQVVEEEEEVNYRQRMGDKWVNDLAKFKTNWIKDYLDVAPYLVLIFKQTYGILPNGKKRTHYYNEISVSISCGILLAALQNVGLVTVTSTPLNCGPQLRVLLKRPVNEKLLMLLPVGYPAADATVPDLKRKPLDDIMVHI; the protein is encoded by the exons ATGGCCCTCCTCTCAGTCCTCACACCGGTCCTGGCCGTGGTCCTGTGCTTGGTTTTGGGCTTTATGTTAGTGAAATCGCGTGAGACTAAGACTAGCTCGACCTCGGAGAGAAAAACTGAAGTGGCGTCCAAAGCAAAGGACTTTAAACCATGGGTGGACCAGGACCTGCAGGACGACACAGAAACCACAGCTAGAGAAGACG AGGATGGTGACTGGGTGGACAATTGTGAGGAGGACAGACAACATGTGCCGTACTCTCCTCCAAGTTACCCTGAGGAGATGATGCTGCAGAGATCCGAGGAGTTCTACACTCTGTTAAACCAGCGGAGGTCTGTCAGGTTCATAAGCCCAAAGCCTGTCCCAAGAGAAGTCATTGATAATGTCATCCGCACTGCAG GTACAGCTCCGAGTGGAGCTCACACAGAGCCCTGGacctttgttgttgtgtcagaCCCAGAAATGAAGCACAAGATCAGACAGGTagtggaagaagaggaagaggttaACTACCGTCAGAGGATGGGGGACAAGTGGGTCAATGATTTGGCCAAATTTAA GACAAACTGGATTAAGGATTATTTGGACGTTGCTCCGTACCTGGtcctcattttcaaacagaCCTATGGGATTCTACCAAATGGCAAGAAAAGGACACATTACTACAATGAAATCTCAGTCTCCATATCCTGTGGAATCCTTTTGGCGGCattacag AACGTGGGTCTTGTAACTGTCACGTCGACGCCTCTAAACTGCGGTCCCCAGCTCAGGGTCCTCCTCAAGCGGCCGGTCAATGAGAAGCTGTTGATGTTACTTCCTGTAGGTTATCCTGCTGCTGACGCCACAGTGCCTGATTTGAAACGCAAGCCTCTGGATGATATCATGGTGCACATTTGA
- the sec63 gene encoding translocation protein SEC63 homolog isoform X1, producing MAGQQFQYDDSGNTFFYFLTSFVGLIVIPATYYLWPRDQNAEQLRLKSLRRVHGRCLWYRLRLMKSQQSIVPTLKKAALLFGWAVFLLLAYKVSKLDREYQEYNPYEVLNLDPGASLSEIKKQYRVLSLKYHPDKGGDESTFMRIAKAYAALTNEQSRQNWEIYGNPDGPGATSFGIALPAWIVDQKNSMLVLLVYGLAFMVILPVVVGTWWYRSIRYSGDQILINTTQLFMHFMYKTPNMNMKRLAMVLTAAFEFDPRSNKEATIRPTDNIEVPQLIRELGNINVKKKEPPFCYPYSLKARVLVLAHLARMDVSEELEEDQRFVTRKSPALLQEMINVGCQLTMMANSRGGFHAPRLVTIENCMKLTQMIVQGLQESKSPLLQLPHFEEEHLRYCISKKYKVRSLQDLVSLKDSDRRSMLRFLGEEKYDEVMAVLGSFPHINMDTKLQVLDDEDSNNITAGSIVTVTVTLTRKRMAEVFEKEQDSTPCPAEEATATEDATGDSKAKTKVWQNKSKGAKKTAKSKKKKLTKKKATPAPVKAKQANGNVAGNEVVAAATAKEEDDEASDKGSESDEGEATKDSPSERDEDSDKQSDTEVDEIGGDDEEEWEALQQSIQRRERALLETKSKVTHPVYSLYFAEEKHEWWWLYIADRREQTLVSMPYHVCTLKDTEEVELKFPAPSKTGNYQYSVILRSDSYLGLDQIKPLKLEVHEAKAMLDNHPQWDIPDTEEEDEEQEDSDGIEESEEDEEDND from the exons ATGGCCGGGCAACAGTTCCAGTACGATGACAGCGGCAATACTTTTTTCTATTTCCTCACGTCCTTCGTCGGGCTCATTGTGATCCCGGCCACTTATTACCTCTGGCCCCGGGATCAGAATGCTG aacaaCTGCGTCTGAAAAGCCTCAGAAGGGTCCATGGCAGGTGTTTGTGGTACCGGCTCAGGCTGATGAAGTCACAGCAAAGCATCGTCCCAACACTAAA gaaagCAGCCTTGTTATTTGGCTGGGCTGTGTTCCTGCTGTTAGCCTACAAGGTGTCCAAGCTGGACAGAGAGTACCAGGAGTACAATCCATATGAAGTCCTCAACTTGGACCCG GGTGCATCGCTTTCAGAAATCAAGAAGCAATACCGCGTATTGTCGCTCAAGTACCACCCTGACAAAGGTGGCGACGAGAGTACATTCATGAGAATTGCGAAGGCATATGCTGC TCTGACCAATGAACAGTCGCGACAAAACTGGGAAATATACGGCAACCCAGATGGTCCAGGGG CAACCAGTTTTGGTATTGCCCTGCCCGCCTGGATTGTTGACCAGAAGAACTCAATGCTG GTGCTGTTAGTTTACGGACTAGCCTTCATGGTCATCCTTCCTGTTGTTGTG GGCACATGGTGGTACCGCTCCATCCGATACAGTGGAGACCAGATCCTCATCAACACTACCCAACTCTTCATGCATTTCATGTACAAGACGCCGAACATGAACATGAAGC GGTTAGCCATGGTGTTGACAGCAGCATTTGAGTTTGACCCTCGCAGCAATAAAGAAGCCACCATAAGGCCCACAGACAACATCGAAGTGCCACAG CTGATCCGTGAGTTGGGAAACATCAATGTGAAGAAGAAGGAGCCTCCGTTCTGCTATCCTTACAGTCTGAAGGCCAGAGTCTTAGTGCTTGCTCACCTGGCACGCATGGACGTATCAGAGGAGTTAGAGGAAG atCAGAGGTTTGTGACGAGGAAGAGTCCGGCTCTTCTTCAGGAGATGATCAATGTGGGCTGTCAGCTGACCATGATGGCCAACAGCAGAGGAG GTTTCCATGCTCCTCGGCTGGTTACCATAGAGAACTGCATGAAATTGACCCAAATGATCGTTCAGGGTCTGCAGGAGTCAAAGTCCCCTCTGTTGCAGCTGCCCCACTTTGAGGAGGAGCACCTTCGCTACTGCATCTCCAAGAAG TATAAAGTTCGGAGCCTCCAGGATCTTGTCAGCCTGAAGGACTCGGACAGACGCAGCATGCTGCGTTTCCTGGGGGAGGAGAAGTACGATGAAGTCATGGCTGTGCTAGGCAGCTTCCCTCACATCAACATGGATACCAAACTGCAGG TCCTAGATGACGAAGACAGCAATAACATCACAGCGGGCTCTATTGTCACAGTAACTGTCACGTTAACCAGGAAACGGATGGCG GAGGTGTTCGAAAAGGAGCAGGATTCGACGCCGTGCCCAGCAGAGGAGGCTACCGCTACTGAGGACGCA ACAGGAGACTcaaaagccaaaacaaaagtGTGGCAGAACAAGAGTAAAGGGGCAAAGAAGACAGCAAAGTCCAAGAAGAAAAAATTAACCAAGAAGAAGGCCACTCCTGCACCCGTTAAAGCTAAGCAGGCCAATGGCAATGTGGCAGGAAAT GAAGTTGTTGCAGCAGCGACTGCAAAGGAGGAGGACGATGAGGCCTCCGACAAGGGCAGTGAGTCGGACGAGGGTGAAGCAACCAAGGACTCTCCCAGCGAGAGAGATGAAGACAGTGACAAACAAAGCGACACAGAGGTGGACGAGATAGGTGGCGACGATGAAGAG GAGTGGGAGGCGTTGCAGCAGAGCATCCAGCGGCGAGAGCGAGCCCTGCTAGAGACAAAGTCAAAGGTGACGCATCCCGTCTACAGCCTTTACTTTGCAGAGGAGAAGCATGAGTGGTGGTGGCTTTACATTGCTGACCGCCGAGAGCAGACCCTCGTCTCCATGCCGTACCACGTGTGCACGCTAAAAGACACAGAAGAG GTGGAGTTGAAGTTTCCAGCCCCCTCCAAAACAGGAAACTACCAATATTCTGTCATCCTCCGTTCTGACTCCTACCTGGGACTGGACCAGATAAAACCACTCAAG CTGGAGGTTCATGAGGCCAAGGCCATGCTCGACAACCACCCGCAGTGGGACATCCctgacacagaggaggaggacgaggagcagGAGGACAGTGACGGAATCGAGGAGAGTGAAGAAGACGAAGAGGACAACGACTGA